One genomic region from Chthoniobacterales bacterium encodes:
- a CDS encoding DUF2911 domain-containing protein — protein MKRISTSFVTIALAVFGLAATAHSAFELPDVSQLAVTKQRIGLTDITITYHRPLVNGRKVWGSLVPLGEVWRAGANENTTIEFSDPVMVEGQALPKGIYGLHMIPGADSWTIIFSKMSSAWGSYTYSQTEDALRVNVKPVPNEMEEALQYSFEDVKPDSVAVTLKWEKLAVPFKVSINHADTTVANLRNQMRGRSQYQWEPPNQAAQFLLTKKVNLDEALKWVNLSIQNEERFENLTTKADLLKAMNKPDDAKKAWDQALAKTTAAQLYSYGRRLQADKKDAEAMEIFKDVAKRYPDTAFAHLGNARIKSAAGDFAGAAEDAKKAQAAAVSDQQKNSIKALIDRLQAKQDINK, from the coding sequence ATGAAACGCATTTCCACGAGCTTCGTCACCATCGCCCTCGCGGTTTTCGGGCTGGCCGCCACCGCCCATTCGGCTTTTGAGCTGCCGGATGTAAGTCAGCTCGCCGTCACCAAACAGCGGATCGGTTTAACCGATATCACTATCACTTATCACCGGCCCCTGGTGAATGGGCGCAAAGTCTGGGGCAGTCTTGTCCCTCTCGGTGAAGTCTGGCGGGCCGGGGCCAACGAAAACACCACCATCGAATTCAGCGATCCTGTCATGGTCGAAGGGCAGGCTCTGCCAAAGGGAATTTATGGATTGCACATGATCCCGGGCGCGGATTCGTGGACGATCATTTTTTCAAAAATGTCGAGCGCCTGGGGCAGCTACACCTACAGCCAGACAGAAGACGCCCTGCGGGTGAATGTAAAGCCAGTCCCGAACGAAATGGAGGAAGCGCTCCAGTACTCTTTTGAAGACGTGAAGCCCGACTCGGTCGCGGTGACGTTGAAATGGGAAAAGCTCGCCGTGCCCTTCAAAGTCTCGATCAATCATGCGGACACGACGGTGGCCAATCTTCGCAACCAGATGCGCGGGCGCTCCCAGTATCAGTGGGAACCTCCCAACCAGGCGGCGCAGTTTCTCCTGACGAAAAAGGTGAACCTGGATGAGGCGTTGAAGTGGGTAAATCTCTCGATCCAAAACGAGGAAAGGTTCGAAAACCTCACCACCAAGGCTGACCTCCTCAAGGCGATGAACAAGCCGGACGACGCGAAGAAGGCGTGGGATCAGGCGCTCGCGAAAACCACCGCGGCGCAGCTTTATTCCTACGGTCGCCGTCTCCAAGCGGACAAGAAGGACGCCGAGGCCATGGAGATCTTCAAGGACGTGGCGAAGCGTTACCCTGATACCGCCTTTGCTCATTTGGGGAATGCGAGGATCAAATCGGCCGCGGGCGACTTTGCCGGGGCCGCGGAAGACGCGAAGAAGGCGCAAGCCGCCGCCGTTTCCGATCAGCAAAAGAATTCCATCAAAGCGCTGATCGATCGGCTGCAGGCGAAGCAGGACATCAACAAGTAG
- the tgt gene encoding tRNA guanosine(34) transglycosylase Tgt, with protein sequence MNHSRLNFRLEATAPGSRARASTFRTLHNEVRAPLFMPVGTQATVKAQLPQTLEDAGSQILLVNTYHLLLRPGPEVFRRTGGIHGFMSWNRSVLTDSGGYQIFSLPHSRSMSEEGAVFQSYLDGRTILLSPEVSIETQKAIGSDIMMALDHCIASSADEGTAREAVEITNRWAARSLAARGDSPQSMFAIVQGALFPELRRESAAHLGEMAFDGYAIGGLAVGESKSEREETCEFTAELLPADKPRYLMGVGTPLDILEAVHRGVDMFDCIMPTQLAQRGAVFTSRGFLQMRRGVYKFANETLDPACTCPTCRRYSRAYLHHLTKTGETLGWQLLGKHNLHFYHQLMREIRESILVGKFLDLYRDKRAFLHESDLDNPIREQKSKRRKSRQLGDYEVHQAWEGFASIRQISSGEIMHSRTAPMVEASQLYIEQSHLADRLTVTGEENAEPLVIWDVGLGAAANAMAAISCYEEQAGLGPVCPLQIISFENDLDSLRLAFRHNRDFPYLRHSGPAAILADGRWQSRQYPGLSWVLVPGDFREVMAKAPAPPDLIFYDMFSTKTSGDQWTVTTFRRVFNACAGRAAELFTYTCSTANRVALLAAGFFVARGRNAGEKLETTIALTPAAFHSPIGQQREMLSRDWLLKWDRSAAKFPEEIASDQRSSFEKLIRGHEQFTKSADPKRLSLTT encoded by the coding sequence ATGAATCACTCCCGGCTCAACTTTCGCCTGGAAGCCACGGCTCCCGGATCGCGAGCGCGGGCTTCGACCTTTCGGACTCTGCACAATGAGGTGCGTGCGCCCCTCTTCATGCCTGTCGGCACCCAGGCCACGGTGAAGGCACAGTTACCGCAAACCCTCGAGGACGCCGGCTCCCAGATTCTGCTGGTAAATACCTATCACCTGCTTCTCCGGCCGGGGCCGGAAGTGTTTCGGCGCACGGGAGGCATCCATGGATTCATGAGCTGGAACCGGTCGGTCCTGACCGATTCCGGCGGATACCAAATCTTCTCGCTCCCTCATTCCCGTTCCATGAGCGAAGAGGGCGCGGTTTTTCAAAGTTACCTGGACGGGCGCACGATTCTGCTCAGTCCCGAGGTCAGCATCGAAACGCAAAAGGCGATCGGCAGCGACATCATGATGGCGCTGGATCACTGCATCGCGTCGTCCGCCGATGAAGGGACGGCGCGAGAGGCGGTTGAAATTACGAATCGCTGGGCCGCTCGCAGTCTGGCGGCGCGGGGCGATTCCCCGCAATCGATGTTTGCCATCGTCCAGGGCGCGCTCTTTCCCGAGCTGAGGCGGGAAAGTGCGGCCCACCTTGGGGAAATGGCGTTCGATGGCTACGCGATCGGCGGGCTCGCGGTCGGTGAAAGCAAAAGCGAACGCGAGGAGACGTGCGAATTCACCGCGGAACTGCTGCCGGCGGATAAACCGCGCTACCTGATGGGGGTGGGCACGCCGCTCGACATCCTCGAAGCGGTCCATCGCGGCGTGGACATGTTCGATTGCATCATGCCGACACAGCTTGCGCAACGCGGCGCGGTCTTTACCTCGCGCGGGTTTCTGCAAATGCGCCGGGGTGTTTACAAATTTGCCAATGAAACGCTTGACCCCGCCTGCACCTGTCCGACTTGCCGCCGTTATTCGCGCGCCTACCTGCATCACCTCACCAAAACGGGCGAGACGCTGGGCTGGCAATTACTTGGGAAGCACAACCTGCATTTCTACCATCAGCTCATGCGCGAAATCCGCGAGAGCATCCTGGTTGGAAAATTTCTCGATCTCTACCGCGACAAACGGGCGTTCCTCCACGAATCCGACCTGGACAATCCGATTCGCGAGCAGAAATCCAAACGGAGAAAGTCTCGGCAGCTGGGAGATTACGAGGTCCACCAGGCGTGGGAAGGTTTCGCCAGCATCCGCCAGATTTCGTCCGGTGAGATCATGCATTCACGCACGGCGCCGATGGTGGAAGCGAGCCAGCTTTATATCGAGCAATCCCACCTGGCCGACCGGCTCACGGTTACAGGAGAGGAGAACGCGGAGCCGCTCGTCATCTGGGATGTTGGCCTGGGCGCCGCGGCCAACGCGATGGCCGCGATCTCCTGCTACGAAGAGCAAGCCGGCCTGGGTCCGGTCTGTCCGCTGCAGATCATCAGCTTTGAAAACGACCTCGACTCGCTCCGGCTCGCCTTCCGTCACAACCGGGATTTTCCCTATTTGCGGCACAGTGGACCGGCGGCCATTCTCGCCGACGGCCGGTGGCAATCGCGCCAGTATCCGGGCTTGAGCTGGGTCCTCGTCCCCGGAGATTTCCGCGAGGTGATGGCCAAGGCTCCTGCTCCGCCAGACCTGATTTTCTACGACATGTTTTCGACGAAAACCTCGGGCGACCAGTGGACCGTGACGACGTTTCGCCGCGTCTTCAACGCGTGCGCGGGACGTGCCGCGGAACTCTTCACCTACACGTGCTCCACCGCGAACCGCGTGGCCCTGCTCGCCGCCGGGTTCTTCGTCGCGCGGGGACGCAACGCCGGTGAAAAACTGGAAACGACGATCGCCCTCACTCCGGCGGCTTTTCACAGCCCGATCGGGCAGCAGCGGGAGATGCTTTCCCGCGATTGGCTCCTGAAATGGGACCGTTCGGCCGCAAAGTTTCCCGAGGAAATCGCCTCCGACCAGCGTTCCTCCTTCGAAAAACTGATTCGCGGGCACGAACAATTCACAAAATCCGCGGACCCCAAACGTCTGTCTCTCACCACGTAA
- a CDS encoding ABC transporter permease, with amino-acid sequence MILDTFRQDVRVGLRILFKEKAFCILAILVLALGIGGAMTQFAVVNAIVLRGFSFPHPEELVSVGLIDPKGSDQSNNFGNGNIPAAQDYEDIKAAQKSFAMMAGYLNGSTINVSYNNNPQRYTGAYVTDEIFKIIGVSPVLGRDFTAEDNKPGAPKTAILGDKIWRRDFNADPNIVSQSVTINGKAATIIGVMPPGFEFPVSEELWTPLYNEWPPTPRGELFLGANARAPAVMGRLKPGVTLDQANAEMIAIARNIAADNPKTNQNFTSAAVLPLIQAFTGVQTRQIVWAMLGAVIVVLLIACVNVMNMQFGRAALRAKELAIRGALGATRWRLVRQMLTENLIVAILGALAGSALAYWGVDCFDKVVKAAPFPPPYWWKFTIDGRVLAFTLGLTLVATLVSGTLPAFFSSRGNTAEVMKEGGRGNSSRLVNVITRVLVVGQIALTAALLIAATLQIKSIRNQMKLDYGYDENSLYAARLALMEGTYPNEESRRGFFTRAVRALRQNPQFEAAAMTDRFRMTFAPSGQYEVDGQSYLTDRDRPTCNFESVSDGYFATLGLTVREGRDFTIEDSDAKQPIAMVNASFARKHWGQQSAIGHQLRIFNPGKEQPWRTIVGVVPDTLMQGPFDQKTEAAGFYMPLLGASPATQFATVVVRPRGGLRADTLGPLLSKAVAEIDSNLPTYFPGTPAQFHNDILSGNRVIATLFSIFGVVAFILSGVGLYGVMSFSVNQRTQEFGIRMALGADAKRIFSMVMQQGAWQLGIGLVLGVGAAALLLGVLMAAALQNILFKVKPLDPTIYLVVSGLLTLVAAISCFVPARRATRVNPMVALRAE; translated from the coding sequence ATGATTCTCGATACTTTTCGGCAGGACGTCCGGGTCGGGCTGCGCATTCTCTTCAAGGAAAAGGCGTTTTGTATTCTCGCCATCCTGGTCCTGGCCCTCGGGATTGGCGGGGCGATGACCCAGTTTGCCGTGGTCAACGCGATTGTGTTGCGCGGGTTTTCGTTTCCGCACCCGGAAGAGCTCGTCAGCGTCGGCCTGATCGACCCGAAAGGGAGCGATCAAAGCAACAACTTCGGCAATGGCAATATTCCCGCGGCCCAGGATTACGAGGACATCAAGGCCGCGCAGAAGTCGTTTGCGATGATGGCCGGCTATCTCAATGGCTCGACCATCAACGTCTCCTACAACAATAACCCGCAGCGTTACACCGGGGCGTACGTGACCGACGAGATCTTCAAGATCATCGGAGTGTCGCCGGTCCTCGGCCGCGATTTCACCGCGGAAGACAACAAGCCCGGCGCGCCGAAGACGGCGATCCTCGGAGACAAAATCTGGCGCCGCGATTTTAATGCCGACCCGAACATAGTCAGCCAGAGCGTCACCATTAACGGCAAAGCCGCGACCATCATCGGCGTCATGCCGCCCGGCTTTGAGTTCCCGGTCTCAGAGGAACTTTGGACGCCGCTCTACAATGAGTGGCCACCCACACCGCGCGGCGAACTTTTCCTCGGCGCGAACGCCCGCGCCCCGGCGGTGATGGGCCGGTTGAAACCCGGGGTTACCCTCGACCAGGCGAACGCGGAGATGATCGCGATTGCGCGCAACATTGCCGCTGACAATCCGAAGACGAACCAGAACTTCACCTCGGCGGCGGTCCTGCCGCTGATCCAGGCCTTCACCGGCGTGCAAACGCGCCAGATCGTCTGGGCCATGCTTGGTGCGGTCATCGTGGTGTTGCTGATCGCCTGCGTGAACGTGATGAACATGCAGTTTGGGCGGGCAGCCCTGCGCGCGAAGGAGTTGGCGATTCGCGGTGCGCTGGGCGCAACCCGCTGGCGACTTGTCAGGCAAATGCTGACCGAGAACCTGATCGTCGCGATCCTGGGCGCGCTCGCCGGTTCGGCCCTCGCTTACTGGGGTGTCGACTGCTTCGACAAAGTGGTGAAAGCCGCGCCATTCCCGCCGCCCTATTGGTGGAAATTTACAATCGACGGACGCGTGCTCGCCTTCACCCTCGGGCTCACGCTCGTCGCGACCCTTGTCTCCGGTACGCTGCCCGCCTTTTTCAGCTCACGCGGCAATACCGCTGAAGTGATGAAAGAAGGCGGCCGCGGGAACAGCAGCCGGCTGGTCAACGTCATCACGCGCGTGCTGGTGGTGGGCCAAATCGCATTGACCGCGGCGTTGCTCATCGCGGCCACGTTGCAGATCAAATCGATCCGGAATCAAATGAAGCTCGACTACGGTTACGACGAGAACAGCCTCTATGCGGCGCGCCTCGCCCTGATGGAAGGAACCTACCCGAACGAAGAATCGCGCCGCGGTTTCTTCACCCGGGCGGTGCGGGCGTTGCGCCAGAATCCGCAGTTCGAAGCCGCCGCCATGACGGACCGTTTCCGGATGACTTTCGCGCCCAGCGGACAATACGAGGTCGATGGTCAGAGTTATCTCACCGACCGCGATCGTCCGACCTGCAATTTCGAATCCGTTTCCGACGGCTATTTTGCCACGCTTGGCCTGACGGTTCGCGAGGGCCGCGATTTCACCATCGAGGACAGCGACGCGAAACAACCAATCGCGATGGTGAACGCGAGTTTCGCTCGAAAACATTGGGGCCAGCAAAGCGCGATTGGACATCAGCTGCGCATTTTCAATCCCGGCAAGGAACAACCGTGGCGCACCATCGTCGGCGTCGTGCCCGACACGTTGATGCAGGGGCCGTTCGACCAGAAGACGGAAGCGGCTGGCTTCTACATGCCGCTGCTGGGCGCCTCGCCGGCCACCCAATTCGCGACCGTGGTCGTCAGGCCGCGGGGCGGTCTGCGCGCCGACACCCTTGGCCCGCTCCTCAGCAAAGCCGTGGCCGAGATCGATTCAAATCTGCCCACCTATTTCCCCGGGACGCCCGCGCAGTTCCACAACGACATCCTCTCCGGCAATCGCGTGATCGCGACTCTCTTCAGCATCTTCGGGGTCGTGGCGTTCATTCTATCCGGCGTCGGCCTCTATGGCGTCATGAGTTTCTCGGTGAATCAACGCACGCAGGAGTTCGGCATTCGGATGGCGCTCGGAGCCGACGCGAAGCGCATCTTCAGCATGGTCATGCAACAAGGCGCCTGGCAGCTGGGCATTGGTCTCGTTCTCGGCGTTGGCGCGGCCGCGCTCCTGCTCGGCGTGCTCATGGCCGCCGCCCTGCAAAACATCCTGTTCAAAGTGAAGCCGCTCGATCCCACCATTTACCTCGTCGTCTCCGGCCTGCTCACCCTCGTCGCCGCGATTTCCTGCTTTGTCCCCGCCCGCCGCGCCACCCGGGTGAACCCGATGGTGGCGCTGCGGGCAGAGTAG
- a CDS encoding PQQ-binding-like beta-propeller repeat protein, which yields MKRFWVAIFRFGVGLGAVAMALSAHSQSMFRGDPAHSGTTKEAAPRQFHRVKWKFPTGDRIISSPVWDNKVLYFGGDDGNIYAVDSENGRQIWKRTTGGPVPCTPAIANGMVFAGSYDGKFYALNAKTGAIKWKFATEGERRFEAKGIHGLQPKTQTIADQFDVYLSSPVVAQGAVYFGSGDGNLYALDAATGDLKWKFKTGDVVHSSPAYADGVLYVGSWDSYFYAVDAATGKEKWKFHGGEDPVIHNQVGFQSSAAVVGGVVYVGCRDAHLYALDAATGKEKWKMFNDLSWVIVSPAVVDGKVVFGTSDSSLFHIVEAATGKSLIKQQDKAYMFSSPVVAGDVVLIGVLNGTLQARDFKTGDPLWDFQTEASKQNKGWILTSDRKFNEPMFFTSSWREAPIVGIDRQQADVGSIFSTPLVMNGAVYFGSTDGNLYAIE from the coding sequence ATGAAAAGGTTCTGGGTCGCCATTTTTCGCTTTGGCGTCGGGCTTGGCGCCGTCGCCATGGCCCTGTCCGCCCACTCGCAATCGATGTTCCGCGGCGATCCCGCGCATTCGGGCACGACCAAAGAAGCCGCGCCGCGGCAGTTCCATCGGGTGAAGTGGAAATTCCCGACTGGCGACCGAATCATTTCTTCCCCGGTCTGGGACAACAAGGTTCTCTACTTCGGCGGGGACGACGGGAACATTTACGCCGTCGATTCAGAGAACGGCCGGCAAATTTGGAAGCGGACGACGGGCGGCCCGGTGCCCTGCACGCCGGCGATTGCGAACGGAATGGTTTTCGCCGGGAGCTACGACGGAAAATTCTACGCCTTGAACGCGAAGACCGGCGCGATCAAATGGAAGTTCGCCACGGAAGGCGAGCGGCGATTCGAGGCGAAAGGAATTCACGGACTGCAGCCGAAAACGCAGACGATCGCGGACCAATTCGACGTTTATCTGTCCAGCCCGGTCGTTGCGCAGGGAGCGGTTTATTTCGGCAGCGGCGACGGAAATCTTTACGCGCTCGACGCCGCGACCGGTGATTTGAAATGGAAATTCAAGACCGGCGACGTGGTTCATTCTTCGCCGGCGTATGCTGACGGCGTTCTCTATGTCGGAAGCTGGGACAGCTATTTTTACGCGGTCGACGCGGCCACCGGGAAAGAAAAGTGGAAGTTTCATGGCGGGGAGGATCCGGTGATCCACAACCAGGTCGGATTTCAGTCCTCCGCCGCGGTCGTTGGCGGCGTGGTTTATGTCGGTTGCCGCGACGCGCATCTCTATGCCCTCGACGCGGCGACCGGGAAAGAGAAGTGGAAAATGTTCAACGACCTGAGCTGGGTGATCGTTTCGCCCGCGGTCGTTGACGGGAAAGTCGTCTTCGGCACCTCCGATTCGAGCCTGTTCCACATCGTCGAAGCGGCGACCGGCAAGAGCCTGATCAAGCAACAGGACAAGGCCTACATGTTTTCCTCGCCCGTGGTCGCCGGCGACGTCGTGCTGATCGGCGTGCTCAACGGGACCCTCCAGGCGCGCGATTTCAAAACCGGCGATCCGCTCTGGGATTTCCAGACGGAAGCGTCAAAGCAAAACAAGGGATGGATCCTGACGAGCGACCGGAAGTTTAACGAGCCGATGTTCTTTACCTCGTCCTGGCGTGAGGCGCCGATCGTCGGGATCGATCGGCAGCAGGCTGACGTTGGCTCGATCTTCTCCACGCCCCTGGTCATGAACGGCGCCGTCTATTTCGGGAGCACCGATGGGAACCTTTATGCCATCGAATAG
- a CDS encoding ABC transporter permease, with the protein MILDTFSQDVRIGLRILFKEKAFCLLAVLVLALGIAGVTTQFTIVNAFVLRGFSFPHPEQLMSAGILDPQANPQQNNFGQGFIPTAADYEDLKAGQNSFALTAGYLNGSTINVTYKNNPQRYTGAYVTQDFFRIVGVAPIMGRDFTADDNKPGAEKTTLLGYEIWKRDFGGDPNIVGQSVRINGKAATIIGVMPQGFKFPISEELWVPLYNEFPLVPREDPRANNSAPQMIGRLKDGVSLDQVNAEFSSIAKRMAKDNPKTNEHLTAARVQPLLNSFTGPQLRGTIYAMLGAVALVLVIACVNVMNMQFGRAALRAKELAIRGALGATRWRLVRQMLTESFLLAAMGGTVGILFAEWAVNLLVRTTNALPFPLPYWVQFTIDGKVLIFTLAIVVVATLLSGFVPAILSARGNTAEMMKEGGRGNSSRLVNVITRVLVIGQIALTAALLIMATLQIKSIRNQTTQNYGYDENAVYSARMGLMEGDYPTDDAKHQFFVRALRALRANPAFESAAMTNRFRMTFANGGQYEVDGQTYVTDKDRPRGQNESVSDAYFTTLGLKLLEGRDFTIEDSDTKQPVAIVNASFAHKYFGNQSALGHQVRSFNPARPEPWRTIVGVAPDMLMQGPFNGQSDGIGFYIPLLAGTPAAQFCTIVVRPRMGAVAANMGPTLSKAIAELDSNLPTYFAGTPARLHDEILGVNRLTANLFTIFGVVAFALSAVGLYGVMSFSVNQRTQEFGIRMALGADAKRIFRMVMQQGAWQLAIGLILGGGAAALLLGVLMANALQNILFKVKPLDPTIYLVVAGLLTLVAAISCFVPARRATRVNPMVALRTE; encoded by the coding sequence ATGATCCTCGATACCTTCAGCCAGGATGTCCGGATTGGTCTCCGCATTCTCTTCAAGGAAAAGGCGTTTTGCCTTCTCGCTGTCCTCGTCCTCGCGCTCGGCATAGCCGGCGTGACCACCCAGTTCACCATCGTGAATGCCTTCGTCCTCCGCGGATTTTCCTTCCCGCATCCGGAGCAATTGATGAGCGCGGGGATTCTCGATCCGCAGGCGAACCCGCAGCAGAATAATTTCGGCCAGGGTTTCATCCCAACGGCAGCGGACTACGAAGATCTCAAGGCCGGCCAGAATTCCTTCGCGTTGACCGCGGGCTATCTCAATGGCTCGACGATCAACGTTACCTACAAAAATAACCCGCAGCGTTATACCGGCGCTTACGTCACCCAGGACTTTTTCCGGATCGTCGGCGTGGCGCCGATCATGGGCCGCGATTTTACCGCCGATGACAACAAGCCGGGGGCCGAGAAGACGACGCTCCTCGGCTACGAAATCTGGAAGCGCGATTTCGGCGGGGACCCAAACATCGTCGGCCAATCGGTTCGGATTAATGGCAAGGCGGCGACGATCATCGGCGTGATGCCGCAGGGCTTTAAGTTCCCGATCTCGGAAGAACTCTGGGTGCCGCTTTACAACGAGTTTCCGTTGGTTCCTCGCGAAGACCCCCGGGCGAACAATTCCGCTCCCCAAATGATTGGCCGCCTGAAGGATGGCGTCTCGCTCGACCAGGTGAACGCCGAATTTTCCTCAATCGCGAAACGAATGGCGAAAGACAATCCGAAGACGAACGAGCACCTGACCGCGGCCAGGGTTCAGCCCTTGCTGAATTCATTCACCGGCCCCCAACTGCGGGGAACAATTTACGCCATGCTCGGGGCGGTTGCGCTCGTGCTGGTGATTGCCTGCGTAAACGTGATGAACATGCAGTTCGGCCGCGCCGCGTTGCGCGCGAAGGAGCTCGCGATCCGCGGCGCGCTCGGCGCCACTCGCTGGCGTTTGGTTCGCCAGATGTTAACCGAAAGTTTTCTCCTCGCGGCGATGGGCGGAACGGTTGGAATCCTCTTCGCGGAGTGGGCCGTCAATCTCCTGGTTCGCACCACCAACGCGCTGCCGTTCCCGTTGCCTTACTGGGTCCAGTTCACGATTGACGGCAAAGTCCTCATCTTCACGCTCGCCATCGTCGTCGTCGCGACCCTGCTCTCCGGATTTGTGCCGGCGATTCTGAGCGCGCGCGGAAACACCGCCGAGATGATGAAGGAAGGCGGACGCGGCAACAGCAGCCGGCTCGTTAACGTCATCACGCGCGTTCTGGTCATTGGACAGATCGCGCTGACGGCGGCGCTGCTGATCATGGCGACGTTGCAGATCAAATCCATCCGCAACCAGACGACCCAGAATTACGGCTACGATGAGAACGCCGTTTACAGCGCGCGCATGGGATTGATGGAAGGCGATTATCCGACCGACGACGCGAAGCATCAATTCTTCGTGCGGGCGTTGCGGGCGCTGCGCGCCAACCCGGCGTTTGAGAGTGCGGCCATGACTAATCGCTTCCGGATGACCTTCGCCAACGGCGGCCAGTACGAAGTGGATGGCCAGACCTATGTGACGGACAAGGACCGGCCGCGCGGCCAAAACGAGTCGGTCTCGGACGCCTATTTCACGACGCTCGGTTTAAAGCTGCTCGAGGGCCGCGATTTCACAATCGAAGACAGCGATACCAAACAGCCGGTCGCGATCGTGAACGCGAGCTTTGCCCACAAATATTTTGGAAATCAAAGCGCGCTCGGTCACCAGGTGCGGAGCTTCAATCCGGCTCGACCGGAGCCATGGCGCACGATCGTCGGCGTCGCGCCCGACATGCTCATGCAGGGCCCCTTCAATGGGCAATCGGACGGAATCGGTTTTTACATCCCGTTGCTGGCGGGAACGCCGGCGGCTCAATTCTGCACGATCGTGGTGCGTCCCCGGATGGGAGCGGTCGCGGCGAACATGGGACCGACCCTCAGCAAAGCGATCGCGGAATTGGATTCCAATCTGCCGACCTACTTCGCGGGAACGCCCGCGCGTTTGCATGATGAAATCCTCGGCGTGAATCGCCTGACCGCGAATCTGTTCACGATCTTTGGCGTGGTGGCCTTCGCGCTTTCGGCGGTCGGTCTGTATGGCGTGATGAGTTTTTCGGTGAATCAGCGCACACAGGAATTCGGCATCCGAATGGCGCTCGGCGCCGATGCGAAACGAATTTTCCGCATGGTAATGCAGCAAGGGGCGTGGCAGCTCGCCATCGGCCTCATACTCGGCGGCGGCGCCGCGGCTCTTCTGCTCGGCGTCCTCATGGCCAATGCGCTCCAAAACATTCTCTTCAAAGTGAAGCCGCTCGACCCGACGATTTACCTCGTCGTAGCCGGCCTGCTTACTTTGGTTGCCGCCATCTCCTGCTTCGTCCCGGCGCGGCGCGCCACCCGGGTGAATCCAATGGTCGCGTTGCGAACCGAATAA